AGAAGGTAGCCAACTGGGATTACAGGGAATGACCAGACCACCGGCCTGCACCCCGCCCTACCACTGGTCCCAGTGGACCATCGTGTCCAGGGGGTGGCGGGCGGCGGGCTTGAAGTCGGTACCGACGGTGTAGGCGACCGGGATCAGCGCCGCCTGCATCACCGTCTCAAACGGGATCCCCAGCAGCTCGGCCGCCTCGTGCTCGTGGCGCAGATGGAAGGTGGTCCAGACGGTGCCGAGCCCGCGAGCGCGGGCGGCCAGCATGAAGCTCCAAGCGGCCGGAATGATCGATCCCCACCGCGAGGCCTGGACCACCACCGGGGCATGGTCGGTCCGGCCTTCCACACACGGGATCACATGAACCGGCACTTGGTGGATGCGCTCGGCCAGATACCGCACGGCATCGGAGATGCGGGCCACGCGTTCGTCGGCGGCGGCCGCGGCGGCCCGCCGCTCCAGGTAGGGGCCGGCGACGCTGCGCCACAACTCCCCCAGCGCGGCCCGCCGCTCGGGGTCGGTGACCACGATGAAGTGCCAGTTCTGGGCGTAGCTGGCGGTCGGGGCCTGCTGGGCCAGGCGCAGGCACTCGGCGAGCACCTCGCGCTCGACCGGGCGGGTCAGATCCAGCCGCTTGCGCACGCTGCGGGTCGTGGCCAGCAGCTCATCAGGGGTCAGGTCCAGGACCATGGCCACTAGCATCCCACGACCGGCGGGGGCCTGGGATGTCGGAGGTTCCGAACCAGAGTCAGTGTCGTTGCCTATGGACGAGCTGGCGGCTGGTCAAAAGTGCCGATTGTGGTAGGTCGCCTTGGGACGATAGGCCGACTTGGTGGCCAAGGCAGCGGTTGCAGGACCGAGCAGGTCTGG
Above is a window of Actinomycetota bacterium DNA encoding:
- a CDS encoding nitroreductase family protein, producing MVLDLTPDELLATTRSVRKRLDLTRPVEREVLAECLRLAQQAPTASYAQNWHFIVVTDPERRAALGELWRSVAGPYLERRAAAAAADERVARISDAVRYLAERIHQVPVHVIPCVEGRTDHAPVVVQASRWGSIIPAAWSFMLAARARGLGTVWTTFHLRHEHEAAELLGIPFETVMQAALIPVAYTVGTDFKPAARHPLDTMVHWDQW